One Acetobacterium sp. KB-1 DNA segment encodes these proteins:
- a CDS encoding vitamin B12-dependent ribonucleotide reductase — translation MNQINQLFKRVFTKELENSNKTVYDLFQWQTVDVVLKNYQTGETIYEMKDLEFPEHYSQNACNIIATKYFRRKGVPNQFGYEHSMREIADRLVGFWTDAIKEEGLIDTDEEWQIYYDELVYAFLMQMWAPNSPQWFNTGLMRSYQIAGSKDDLYYYDEKAEQVLESEDRYTRTQASACFILSIEDRLLGDHSISEHYVSETKLFKGGSGVGTNFSSLRAANEGLTSGGQSSGMMSFLQGLDRNAGAIKSGGTTRRAAKMVIVDIDHPEIDNFINWKVKEEQKVRALGKMGYEISMDGEAYQTVSGQNSNNSVRLNAEFMEAVLNLKNEPDHKMKLKGRVDDKVDREVPVKELWNHLNQATWECADPGIQFDDVFNAWHTCPGGENGKINEKNNRINATNPCSEYAFLDDTACNLASINIFKFYNQEDNSFSLDHYIHLVGLIQCALEGSIYHGQFPTKDVARKSYLFRTTGLGIANAASLLLAMGFPYDSAESRNLIAAITGIMTGTSYYVSGLMAGKIGAFPKYEINEPYMKRVIRNHSRVAGSRTDSYEELHYDPIKINHELLQKIGFKDISNQLKRAWKLAEEAGDAYGYRNAQVSVIAPTGTISFAMDCGATSIEPFYNHVVFKKLIGGGSMEIVNPVMEMALYNLGYSEKEISEILTYLLEKDSHGYFLHEGVAGAPYIKPEHLPVFDSANTISPMGHVLMVSAITPMISGSVSKTVNLPNDASVEDVENIHLLAYRTGTKAIAIYRDACKASQPLSSGMADDRDKALDDYSYAELLALVKEGSTKALNRVRPEGMRLSRTHAAKIGDIELYITIGFYEDGGIAEIFVSTDKEGTVVKGLLASLSKSISNMLQYHIPPDQISKMLRGQKYEPSGFVSRHPYIKFASSISDLISKVIDIEHGDFSNCQVKPKNFTLMNKQNMVKSISADNPIQDYNKDVASEVLYGETCSHCGSDRMMRNGTCKLCLDCGTTTGCS, via the coding sequence TTGAATCAAATAAATCAGCTGTTTAAACGAGTATTTACGAAAGAACTGGAAAATTCAAATAAAACTGTTTATGATCTGTTTCAGTGGCAAACTGTCGACGTTGTGTTAAAAAACTATCAAACTGGTGAAACCATTTATGAAATGAAAGATCTGGAATTTCCAGAACACTATTCTCAAAATGCTTGTAATATTATCGCAACAAAATACTTTAGAAGAAAAGGTGTTCCCAACCAATTCGGTTATGAACACAGCATGCGTGAAATTGCCGATCGTCTAGTCGGTTTCTGGACGGATGCCATTAAAGAAGAAGGACTAATCGATACGGATGAGGAATGGCAAATTTATTACGATGAACTGGTATATGCCTTCCTGATGCAGATGTGGGCCCCTAACTCACCTCAGTGGTTTAACACTGGTCTGATGCGAAGTTATCAAATTGCCGGTTCCAAGGATGATTTGTATTATTATGACGAAAAAGCCGAACAGGTGCTTGAATCAGAAGATCGATACACAAGAACTCAGGCTAGCGCCTGTTTTATCCTATCAATTGAAGACCGACTTCTTGGTGATCACTCTATTTCGGAGCACTATGTCAGTGAAACCAAATTATTTAAAGGTGGTTCTGGTGTTGGGACTAACTTCTCCAGCCTCAGAGCTGCTAATGAAGGCCTTACCAGTGGCGGGCAGTCATCGGGGATGATGAGTTTTCTCCAGGGACTGGATCGCAATGCCGGGGCCATTAAATCTGGGGGGACAACTAGGCGGGCGGCTAAAATGGTTATCGTTGACATTGATCATCCGGAAATTGATAATTTTATTAACTGGAAGGTAAAAGAAGAGCAAAAGGTCCGGGCACTGGGAAAAATGGGTTACGAGATATCCATGGATGGTGAAGCTTATCAGACTGTCAGTGGTCAAAACAGCAATAACTCAGTCCGTCTCAACGCTGAATTTATGGAAGCTGTTTTAAACCTGAAAAATGAACCAGATCATAAAATGAAACTCAAAGGCCGAGTTGATGATAAGGTTGATCGAGAAGTGCCCGTTAAGGAATTATGGAATCATCTTAATCAAGCCACCTGGGAATGTGCTGACCCAGGCATTCAATTTGATGATGTTTTTAATGCTTGGCATACATGCCCAGGGGGCGAAAATGGTAAAATCAACGAAAAAAACAACCGAATTAATGCTACCAATCCTTGTTCGGAGTACGCCTTTTTAGATGATACGGCTTGTAATTTAGCATCGATTAACATCTTCAAATTTTATAATCAGGAAGATAACAGCTTTTCACTTGATCACTACATTCACTTGGTTGGATTAATCCAATGCGCTTTGGAAGGTTCCATATACCACGGACAATTCCCAACCAAAGATGTTGCTCGAAAAAGTTATCTGTTTCGAACCACTGGTCTCGGCATCGCCAATGCAGCATCCTTGCTTTTAGCCATGGGATTTCCCTATGATTCAGCAGAAAGTCGTAATCTGATCGCCGCGATCACAGGTATCATGACCGGGACCTCCTACTATGTTTCGGGACTGATGGCGGGGAAAATTGGTGCTTTTCCAAAATATGAAATCAACGAACCCTATATGAAACGGGTCATTCGCAACCACAGTCGTGTTGCTGGCAGCCGAACTGACAGCTATGAAGAATTGCATTATGATCCGATTAAGATTAACCATGAGCTGCTACAAAAAATCGGCTTTAAAGATATCAGCAATCAATTAAAAAGAGCCTGGAAACTAGCGGAAGAAGCCGGTGATGCCTATGGCTATCGAAACGCCCAGGTGTCCGTCATCGCACCAACTGGAACCATTTCGTTTGCTATGGACTGCGGCGCTACATCGATAGAACCTTTTTATAATCATGTGGTTTTTAAAAAACTGATCGGCGGCGGGTCCATGGAGATTGTCAATCCAGTTATGGAAATGGCGCTTTATAATCTCGGTTACAGTGAAAAAGAAATCAGCGAAATCCTGACTTACTTACTTGAAAAAGACAGCCATGGCTATTTTTTACATGAAGGCGTAGCCGGTGCTCCTTATATCAAACCCGAACATTTGCCTGTTTTTGATAGTGCCAACACCATTTCACCAATGGGTCACGTCTTAATGGTCTCTGCCATCACCCCAATGATCAGTGGTTCAGTTTCTAAAACGGTAAATTTACCTAATGATGCATCAGTGGAAGATGTCGAGAATATCCATCTACTGGCTTATCGGACGGGGACCAAGGCAATAGCCATTTATCGAGATGCCTGCAAAGCTTCTCAGCCGTTAAGCTCGGGAATGGCAGACGATCGTGACAAGGCACTCGACGACTACTCTTATGCTGAGCTGCTTGCACTGGTAAAAGAAGGATCAACAAAAGCTCTGAACCGAGTCCGGCCCGAAGGCATGCGGCTCAGTCGAACCCATGCGGCAAAAATCGGCGATATCGAGCTCTATATTACCATCGGTTTTTATGAAGATGGTGGCATCGCTGAAATATTTGTCTCTACTGACAAAGAAGGAACGGTCGTCAAAGGATTACTGGCATCCTTATCCAAATCGATATCCAACATGCTTCAATACCATATCCCGCCCGATCAAATTTCTAAGATGCTCAGAGGGCAAAAATATGAACCATCTGGTTTTGTATCTCGCCATCCTTACATCAAATTTGCTTCATCAATTTCTGATTTGATTAGCAAAGTGATTGATATTGAACATGGTGATTTTTCAAACTGCCAGGTTAAACCCAAAAATTTTACTCTGATGAATAAGCAAAACATGGTAAAAAGCATCAGTGCTGATAATCCCATCCAGGATTACAATAAAGATGTAGCCAGCGAGGTATTATACGGAGAAACCTGCAGTCATTGTGGCAGTGACCGGATGATGCGCAATGGAACTTGCAAATTATGTCTGGACTGCGGGACAACCACAGGATGCAGTTAA
- the plsY gene encoding glycerol-3-phosphate 1-O-acyltransferase PlsY gives MSIVIGIVFIVAAYLIGNLNFAYILVKFLKNEDVRNYGSGNAGTTNVLRVMGKNVAIPVFLLDALKGCLVIVVGRYALSLNEIFLILGGIAVVAGHNWPAFLQFRGGKGTATSLGVFLTYDWEVALIAIMIGLIILAIWKMVSLTSMVGMTMLPVFTLLLGRTVTEVIFAIVLCLFSIFQHRKNIGRIIQGRESKIGQKVKMKN, from the coding sequence ATGTCGATAGTAATTGGAATTGTTTTTATTGTTGCAGCTTATTTAATCGGGAATCTAAATTTCGCTTATATTCTGGTAAAATTTTTAAAAAATGAAGATGTACGTAACTACGGCAGTGGCAATGCAGGAACAACAAATGTGCTTCGGGTGATGGGTAAAAATGTGGCTATTCCGGTGTTTCTTCTCGACGCATTAAAAGGCTGCCTGGTGATCGTTGTTGGTCGATATGCCTTAAGCCTAAACGAGATCTTTCTAATTTTGGGTGGGATTGCCGTTGTCGCCGGTCATAACTGGCCAGCTTTTCTTCAATTTCGCGGCGGAAAAGGTACTGCAACATCGTTAGGTGTTTTTCTTACCTATGATTGGGAAGTAGCTCTGATTGCCATTATGATTGGACTAATCATTTTGGCAATATGGAAAATGGTTTCCCTTACCTCGATGGTGGGCATGACCATGCTACCGGTTTTTACCCTGCTTCTAGGAAGAACTGTTACAGAAGTTATTTTCGCGATTGTATTATGTCTGTTTAGCATTTTTCAACATCGTAAAAATATTGGACGGATCATCCAGGGACGAGAAAGCAAAATTGGACAAAAAGTTAAAATGAAAAATTAG
- a CDS encoding cysteine-rich small domain-containing protein produces the protein MKKDDSNYKFFQHTSCEYFPCHKVDDLEDFNCLFCYCPLYALGNNCGGHFSYTDKGIKNCSKCSFPHHREHYDAVLEKLGLLIEQLRTTKI, from the coding sequence ATGAAAAAAGACGATTCGAATTATAAGTTTTTTCAGCATACCTCCTGTGAGTACTTTCCTTGCCATAAGGTTGATGATTTAGAGGATTTTAATTGTCTGTTTTGTTATTGCCCGCTGTACGCCTTGGGTAACAACTGTGGTGGTCATTTTAGTTATACCGATAAGGGGATTAAAAACTGTAGTAAATGCAGCTTTCCACATCATCGCGAGCATTATGATGCGGTGTTGGAGAAATTAGGGCTGCTAATTGAACAACTCAGAACAACAAAAATATAA
- a CDS encoding indolepyruvate oxidoreductase subunit beta, whose amino-acid sequence METKNIVLVGVGGQGTILAAKLLTTGLMEAGFDVKMSEIHGMSQRGGSVSSLVRYGDDVQSPVIEIGSADIVVAFEKMEGLRSLEYLKPTGKMIVNDTEIFPLSVIIGANTYPDNILNEIEKKVSLRVMSATKMAEELGNSKVMNVILLGSIIKSMGLTDIDWETIIAQNVKEQFKDLNIKALHAGMDAV is encoded by the coding sequence ATGGAAACAAAAAATATCGTATTAGTGGGAGTCGGCGGTCAAGGAACAATTTTAGCCGCTAAGCTTTTAACAACAGGATTAATGGAAGCCGGTTTTGATGTAAAGATGAGTGAAATCCATGGTATGAGTCAGCGCGGCGGCTCGGTTTCTTCATTGGTTCGTTATGGCGATGATGTCCAATCTCCGGTAATTGAAATCGGCAGTGCCGATATCGTCGTTGCCTTTGAAAAAATGGAAGGTCTGAGATCGCTGGAGTACCTCAAACCGACCGGCAAAATGATTGTCAATGACACCGAGATCTTTCCGCTTTCTGTCATCATTGGAGCGAACACTTATCCTGACAATATTTTAAATGAAATAGAAAAAAAGGTTAGTTTACGAGTGATGTCGGCAACAAAAATGGCAGAAGAACTCGGTAATTCAAAGGTAATGAATGTGATTTTGCTTGGTTCCATTATAAAATCGATGGGTTTAACCGATATTGATTGGGAGACGATCATTGCTCAAAATGTGAAAGAACAGTTTAAAGATCTTAATATCAAAGCCCTGCACGCAGGGATGGATGCTGTATAG
- the iorA gene encoding indolepyruvate ferredoxin oxidoreductase subunit alpha has translation MKLLLTGNEAIARGAWEAGVKFATAYPGTPSTEILENVATYKEIVSEWAPNEKVALEAAAGASIGGIRSLCAMKHVGVNVATDPLFTFAYLGVNAGAVLVTADEPGMHSSQNEQDNRNYARHAKVCMFEPSDSQEAKDMLKEAYAVSETYDMPVLFRMTTRVCHSKSIVSCSDREEVMDKPYEKDIRKYCPLPAFARGMQVKLADNFKRLEAYSNTTPFNYSEDNHSDIGVIGSGVAYRYAKEVFGNTVSYLKIGFSYPLPMEKIAAFAKGKKTLYIFEENDPIMEKEIKAAGIDCIGKEKLPVMGELTPDRVRKALLDETVQIIEPNPELVLPRPPALCAGCPHRGVFYELGRRKDLMIFSDIGCYSLGLMAPYNATDAMICMGASISAGHGVQKAFDIKGDHSKKVVSILGDSTFFHSGITSLMDVTYNKSNTLTIILDNRITGMTGHQQNPGTGYDLMGEAAPMIDIEAMVKACGVKNLISIDPNNLQIVEEAIEWGLNTDGPAVIITRWPCVLKKFSGQDNEEFPMAFKKVCSVDVDKCIGCKKCLKSGCPALAFDRANKKSGILKESCVGCGVCAQICPKQAITVEVR, from the coding sequence ATGAAGCTATTATTAACTGGAAATGAAGCCATCGCAAGAGGGGCCTGGGAGGCTGGGGTAAAGTTTGCCACAGCCTATCCGGGAACACCAAGTACCGAAATATTAGAAAATGTGGCTACTTATAAGGAAATTGTGTCTGAATGGGCCCCCAATGAAAAGGTCGCTCTGGAAGCAGCAGCCGGTGCATCTATCGGTGGCATCAGAAGTTTATGTGCCATGAAACACGTGGGTGTTAATGTTGCCACCGATCCCCTGTTTACTTTTGCTTATCTGGGGGTTAATGCTGGAGCAGTTCTCGTTACCGCTGACGAACCAGGGATGCATTCTTCTCAGAATGAACAGGATAACCGCAATTATGCTCGCCATGCAAAAGTCTGTATGTTTGAGCCTTCTGATAGTCAGGAAGCTAAAGATATGCTCAAAGAAGCTTATGCTGTCAGCGAAACTTATGACATGCCGGTCTTATTCAGAATGACAACCCGGGTTTGTCACTCTAAGTCAATTGTTTCTTGTAGCGACCGGGAAGAAGTGATGGATAAACCTTATGAAAAGGATATCCGGAAATATTGCCCGTTACCAGCATTTGCCCGAGGTATGCAGGTTAAGCTGGCTGATAATTTCAAACGTCTGGAAGCTTATTCTAATACCACGCCATTTAATTACAGTGAGGATAATCATTCTGACATTGGTGTAATTGGATCCGGGGTGGCCTATCGTTATGCCAAAGAAGTGTTCGGGAATACCGTTTCATATTTAAAAATTGGTTTTAGTTATCCACTACCAATGGAAAAAATTGCGGCCTTCGCCAAAGGAAAAAAGACCCTTTATATATTTGAAGAAAACGATCCGATCATGGAAAAAGAAATCAAAGCAGCCGGAATTGACTGCATCGGTAAAGAAAAATTGCCCGTCATGGGTGAGCTGACTCCTGATCGCGTCCGTAAAGCCCTTTTAGACGAGACTGTTCAAATTATTGAGCCCAATCCAGAATTGGTATTACCACGACCCCCGGCACTGTGCGCCGGATGTCCGCATCGCGGCGTTTTTTATGAGTTAGGCCGACGAAAAGATCTAATGATCTTCAGCGATATTGGCTGTTACTCGTTAGGACTGATGGCCCCCTATAATGCTACTGATGCGATGATTTGTATGGGTGCCAGCATCAGTGCTGGTCACGGTGTTCAAAAAGCCTTTGACATCAAAGGCGATCATTCAAAAAAAGTGGTATCAATTCTTGGTGATTCAACCTTTTTCCATTCGGGAATAACCAGTTTGATGGATGTCACCTATAATAAAAGTAATACTCTAACCATTATTCTCGATAACCGTATTACCGGTATGACTGGTCACCAACAGAATCCCGGAACTGGTTATGATTTAATGGGCGAAGCAGCACCGATGATTGACATTGAAGCGATGGTAAAAGCCTGTGGCGTAAAAAACCTGATCTCTATCGATCCCAATAATCTTCAGATTGTTGAAGAAGCCATTGAATGGGGACTAAATACTGATGGTCCTGCTGTTATTATTACCCGTTGGCCCTGTGTTCTGAAAAAATTCTCTGGCCAGGATAATGAAGAGTTCCCAATGGCCTTTAAGAAAGTTTGTTCCGTCGATGTTGATAAATGCATCGGCTGCAAAAAATGCCTGAAGTCCGGTTGTCCGGCATTGGCTTTTGATCGAGCCAATAAAAAATCGGGTATTCTAAAAGAAAGCTGTGTAGGCTGTGGTGTTTGTGCACAGATCTGTCCCAAACAAGCCATTACAGTAGAGGTGAGATAG
- a CDS encoding phosphate acyltransferase, with the protein MFDNFNDIGESVKLGVKNTLVIAAAEEGELLKALSTANELYLNRVILVGNQKMIEEISINERIDVKNMEIIDVPDRVTACEKSVALVRQGQADFIMKGLVDTSIFLKAVISKTGGLTTGRLLSSIMMIRISSYHKFLVLSDGGMIIAPDLNKKKGIITNAVDFSRLLGMQHIKVGCLAAKEKINPKMPATVDGAALKELSLHHYFGEDVLVEGPIAMDLLISKKAAQIKGYVSEVAGDVDVIVMPDIETGNAIIKVMTHLGNAQLGGIVMGACAPIILTSRSDSYENKLNSIILGAFLTQEMDDCHQI; encoded by the coding sequence ATGTTCGATAATTTTAATGATATTGGTGAATCAGTAAAACTCGGCGTTAAGAATACCCTTGTCATCGCAGCTGCCGAAGAAGGCGAATTATTAAAAGCCCTTTCTACAGCAAACGAATTATATTTGAATCGGGTAATTCTTGTCGGCAATCAAAAAATGATTGAAGAAATTAGCATTAATGAAAGAATCGATGTCAAAAATATGGAAATCATCGATGTCCCAGATCGTGTGACCGCTTGTGAAAAATCGGTGGCTTTGGTGCGTCAGGGACAGGCTGATTTTATTATGAAGGGACTTGTCGACACATCCATTTTTTTAAAAGCTGTCATTAGTAAAACCGGTGGTCTGACGACCGGACGACTCCTGAGTAGTATAATGATGATCAGAATTTCCTCCTATCACAAGTTTCTCGTTTTATCTGATGGTGGAATGATTATTGCCCCCGATTTAAATAAGAAAAAAGGGATCATCACCAACGCCGTTGATTTTTCCAGACTGCTGGGTATGCAGCACATCAAGGTTGGTTGCCTTGCAGCTAAAGAAAAGATTAATCCTAAAATGCCTGCTACTGTCGATGGTGCAGCATTAAAAGAGTTATCTCTACACCACTATTTTGGTGAAGATGTTCTGGTTGAAGGTCCCATCGCGATGGATTTGTTGATCTCAAAAAAAGCTGCGCAGATAAAAGGTTATGTATCGGAAGTGGCGGGAGATGTGGATGTTATTGTTATGCCAGACATTGAAACTGGCAATGCAATCATAAAAGTAATGACTCATCTGGGTAATGCCCAGTTGGGAGGGATCGTGATGGGTGCCTGTGCACCCATTATTTTAACGTCCCGATCGGATTCTTATGAAAATAAACTAAATTCCATTATTCTGGGGGCATTTTTAACCCAGGAAATGGATGATTGTCACCAAATATGA
- a CDS encoding citrate/2-methylcitrate synthase, producing MNHIFSEITPEIIEYSDLCVKNSYIEPSLYKKHQVNRGLRDLDGNGVLTGLTEISEIQAYVFEDGKKIGTEGKLFYRGVDVEELVAGFVKEKRFGFEEIVYLLLFGDQPNQNELKNFTKVLGNYRSLPTSFVRDIIMKAPSSDMMNTLARSVLTLFSYDDNASDVSIPNVLRQSLELIALFPMLAVYGYQTYKHYHDDQSLFIHQPQPELSTAENILYILRSDSKYTELEARILDIALVLHAEHGGGNNSTFTTHVVSSSGTDTYSVIAASLGSLKGPKHGGANIKVVEMFEDMKKTLADWTDEKQVRQYLVDLLHKRAFDNAGLIYGMGHAIYSVSDPRANVFKGYVRSLSEEKGLHDEFELYSMVERLAPEVIGEERKIYKGVSANVDFYSGFVYSMLGLPLELFTPIFAIARIAGWSAHRLEELINAGKIIRPAYKNVSERRAYEPLGERK from the coding sequence ATGAATCATATTTTTTCGGAAATTACCCCTGAGATTATAGAATATAGCGATTTATGCGTAAAAAATAGTTACATTGAACCATCATTATATAAAAAACATCAAGTTAATCGTGGTTTGAGGGATTTAGATGGAAATGGTGTCTTAACCGGATTAACTGAAATCTCTGAAATTCAAGCCTATGTTTTTGAAGATGGTAAGAAAATTGGTACTGAAGGAAAACTTTTCTATCGCGGCGTTGATGTTGAAGAACTTGTAGCTGGTTTTGTTAAAGAAAAGCGTTTTGGTTTTGAAGAAATTGTCTATCTATTACTTTTTGGCGATCAGCCGAATCAGAATGAACTTAAAAATTTCACCAAGGTACTTGGTAATTATCGAAGCTTACCAACCAGTTTTGTCCGCGATATTATCATGAAAGCCCCCAGTTCAGACATGATGAACACTCTAGCCAGAAGTGTTTTGACACTTTTCTCTTATGATGATAATGCCAGCGATGTTTCTATTCCTAACGTTTTAAGACAATCCCTGGAGTTGATCGCCTTATTTCCCATGTTGGCGGTATACGGATATCAAACCTATAAACACTATCATGATGATCAGAGTCTATTTATTCATCAGCCCCAGCCTGAGCTGTCAACAGCGGAAAATATTCTCTATATCCTTCGATCCGACAGCAAGTATACTGAGCTCGAAGCACGAATACTTGATATTGCTTTGGTACTCCATGCCGAACATGGTGGGGGGAATAACTCAACCTTCACCACCCATGTAGTGTCTTCCTCCGGCACCGATACCTATTCGGTTATTGCCGCTTCATTGGGTTCGTTAAAAGGCCCAAAACATGGTGGCGCCAATATCAAAGTCGTCGAAATGTTTGAAGATATGAAAAAAACACTAGCTGATTGGACCGACGAAAAACAAGTACGACAATATCTGGTGGATCTTCTTCATAAGCGAGCCTTTGACAATGCCGGTTTGATTTACGGAATGGGTCATGCCATCTATTCAGTATCCGATCCGCGAGCAAATGTATTCAAAGGCTATGTTCGAAGTCTTTCAGAGGAAAAGGGACTACATGATGAATTTGAACTCTATTCAATGGTTGAACGATTAGCTCCAGAAGTTATTGGTGAGGAGCGAAAAATTTACAAAGGTGTTAGTGCTAATGTTGATTTTTATAGCGGCTTTGTTTATAGTATGCTGGGATTACCCCTTGAACTCTTTACTCCAATTTTTGCAATCGCCAGAATTGCTGGTTGGAGTGCTCACCGACTTGAAGAGCTCATTAACGCTGGTAAAATTATACGACCGGCATATAAGAATGTTAGCGAACGTCGTGCTTATGAACCATTAGGCGAACGAAAATAG
- the purB gene encoding adenylosuccinate lyase translates to MKAYYENPLIERYSSKEVLHIFSADNKFQNWRKLWVALAEAERDLGLNITEEQIAELKSNITNIDYELAAKKEKELRHDVMAHVHTYGAQCPKAKGIIHLGATSAYVGDNTDIIVYTEGLRHVRKQLLNLINHLSVFAAKHKDLPTLGFTHFQPAQLTTVGKRACLWIQDLLMDLSDLDHIISNVKLLGVKGTTGTQASFMELFDNDHQKVKKLDDLVADKMGFKKSFAVSGQTYSRKFDSQVLNVLSGIAQTLTKFATDIRLLQNLKEVEEPFEKNQIGSSAMAYKRNPMRSERICSLARYIIVNSLNPALTASAQWFERTLDDSANKRISIPEGFLATDAILTIAMNVSENLVVYPKVILQHINAELPFMVTENIIMEGVKRGGDRQELHEKIRVLSMEAGHTVKVEGKANDLIERILKDPSFNLKAEDVDALLDPILYVGRAPQQVDDFINEEVSPILRTNQELLDLNKIDLKV, encoded by the coding sequence ATGAAAGCATATTATGAAAACCCGTTAATTGAACGTTATTCGTCAAAGGAAGTCCTCCATATTTTCTCAGCTGACAATAAGTTTCAAAACTGGAGGAAATTATGGGTCGCTTTGGCAGAAGCAGAACGCGATCTGGGTCTTAATATTACCGAAGAACAGATTGCTGAGCTAAAGTCCAATATCACCAACATTGATTATGAACTCGCGGCTAAAAAGGAAAAAGAACTGCGACATGATGTCATGGCGCATGTTCACACCTATGGTGCCCAATGCCCTAAAGCAAAAGGAATCATCCATCTTGGTGCGACCAGCGCTTATGTCGGCGATAATACGGACATCATTGTTTATACCGAAGGACTGCGGCATGTTCGAAAACAACTGCTTAATCTGATCAACCATCTTTCTGTCTTTGCGGCTAAGCATAAAGATTTACCAACATTAGGTTTTACCCATTTTCAGCCTGCTCAATTAACTACGGTCGGTAAACGGGCATGTTTATGGATTCAGGATTTATTAATGGACTTATCGGATCTTGATCACATCATTAGTAATGTTAAACTGCTAGGGGTTAAAGGTACTACTGGTACTCAGGCAAGTTTTATGGAGCTTTTTGATAATGATCATCAAAAAGTTAAAAAGCTCGACGATTTGGTCGCTGATAAAATGGGTTTTAAAAAGTCTTTTGCCGTTAGCGGTCAGACCTATTCTCGAAAATTTGATTCGCAGGTGCTAAATGTCTTAAGCGGCATTGCTCAGACACTGACAAAATTTGCCACAGATATCCGACTGCTCCAGAATTTAAAAGAGGTAGAAGAGCCCTTTGAAAAAAATCAGATCGGTTCATCAGCAATGGCATACAAACGAAACCCGATGCGGTCAGAACGGATCTGTTCTCTAGCTCGCTATATTATCGTGAATTCTCTTAATCCGGCTTTGACTGCTTCGGCGCAATGGTTTGAACGGACTTTGGATGATTCGGCCAATAAGCGAATCAGTATCCCCGAAGGATTTTTAGCCACCGACGCTATTCTGACGATTGCCATGAATGTATCCGAAAATTTAGTTGTTTATCCCAAAGTTATCCTTCAGCACATCAATGCAGAACTACCTTTTATGGTCACCGAAAATATTATTATGGAAGGTGTAAAACGAGGCGGTGATCGACAGGAACTTCATGAAAAAATCAGAGTCCTCTCGATGGAAGCAGGTCATACTGTTAAAGTCGAAGGAAAAGCCAATGACTTAATTGAACGAATTCTGAAGGATCCGTCGTTTAATTTAAAAGCTGAAGATGTTGATGCCCTTTTAGACCCAATCCTTTACGTCGGTAGAGCACCTCAGCAGGTAGACGACTTTATTAATGAAGAAGTGAGCCCAATCTTGAGAACCAATCAGGAATTGCTTGATTTAAATAAGATCGATTTAAAAGTATAA
- a CDS encoding TIGR00282 family metallophosphoesterase — MNILILGDVYGRPGRNILKEKLPQLITEHQIDFTIVNGENASGGNGLSTKNAKEMLSLPIDVITMGNHVWQQKELLETIADFPQIIRPLNYPDPCPGKGYDFFTCELKNGGSKTICVINLSGQIFMPNLNCPFNTMAPLIGTLKSSADLVLIDFHAEATSEKIAFGYFMDSWATAVYGTHTHVQTADERILEGGTAYITDIGMTGPIDGVIGVDRQIIIDTMLTKRPSRFVTATGNVQINGIILAIDEIENKVSKITRLYETYKTDK; from the coding sequence ATGAATATATTAATACTCGGTGATGTCTACGGCAGACCCGGACGAAATATTTTAAAAGAAAAATTGCCCCAATTGATCACGGAGCATCAGATTGATTTTACCATTGTCAATGGCGAAAATGCTTCCGGTGGAAATGGACTCTCGACAAAAAATGCCAAAGAAATGTTAAGCTTACCCATTGATGTTATCACCATGGGTAATCATGTCTGGCAGCAAAAAGAATTGTTGGAAACAATCGCTGATTTTCCACAAATTATCCGGCCTCTGAATTATCCAGATCCGTGCCCCGGTAAAGGTTATGATTTTTTCACTTGTGAATTAAAAAATGGTGGCTCTAAAACAATCTGTGTTATCAATCTATCTGGACAGATCTTTATGCCCAATCTTAACTGCCCTTTTAATACCATGGCGCCTTTAATAGGAACATTAAAAAGCTCCGCTGATCTGGTCCTGATTGATTTTCACGCGGAAGCAACCTCAGAAAAAATTGCCTTTGGCTATTTTATGGACAGCTGGGCAACAGCGGTGTATGGAACCCATACCCATGTTCAAACCGCCGATGAACGAATTCTAGAAGGTGGAACTGCCTATATCACTGATATTGGCATGACCGGACCCATTGATGGGGTTATTGGCGTTGATCGCCAGATTATAATTGACACGATGCTAACTAAAAGACCCAGCCGGTTTGTTACCGCAACTGGAAATGTTCAAATCAATGGAATTATCCTGGCAATCGATGAAATTGAAAACAAGGTGAGTAAAATCACGCGATTATATGAAACCTACAAGACCGATAAGTAA